In Theileria equi strain WA chromosome 4 map unlocalized gcontig_1105316255033, whole genome shotgun sequence, the following are encoded in one genomic region:
- a CDS encoding hypothetical protein (encoded by transcript BEWA_012660A), with protein MGNHLTGECSKCNSIEKQDITCPSHPVALKLLNYCNIPLAAPSANKFGHISPTSVEHVLSEFPNDFMYIIDGGTCDIGIESTVVKIDSDVSTHSDYSTNYEELEAFVDALSSSDYVDNSNQWKGLFEQIERASSAKTLTILRKGAVTQEMLKNSLGAKIFRDIRVEHKVASLSSKSVCEAPGMLLRHYAPNVPTYRVCLESDEGSNEVSAAEVVMIDIGGKLGAWRNHFMQYIETSDDSDALAKQLYSLLRTAESLAMGGNNSIIAIHYENKHGDMGEAISDRLYRATSGKSIYCEVTDEISFKW; from the exons ATGGGAAACCACCTTACAGG GGAATGTAGTAAATGTAATTCCATTGAAAAACAGGATATTAC GTGCCCAAGCCATCCCGTTGCTTTAAAGCTGTTAAATTACTGTAATATACCACTGGCTGCTCCGTCAGCTAACAAGTTTGGCCATATAAGTCCTACTAGCGTAGAACATGTGCTTTCCGAATTTCCAAACGATTTCATGTATATTATCGATGGAGGAACTTGTGACATTGGGATAGAATCTACTGTTGTAAAGATTGACAGTGATGTTTCTACTCACTCTGATTATTCTACAAATTACGAGGAATTGGAAGCTTTTGTGGATGCACTATCGTCTTCTGACTATGTTGACAATAGTAATCAATGGAAAGGGTTATTTGAACAAATAGAGAGAGCATCTTCTGCAAAAACACTCACAATATTACGCAAGGGTGCAGTGACGCAAGAAATGCTAAAAAATTCCCTTGGAGCAAAAATTTTCAGAGACATTAGGGTAGAGCACAAGGTCGCATCTCTGAGCAGTAAAAGCGTTTGTGAAGCTCCTGGAATGCTTCTAAGACATTATGCTCCAAATGTGCCTACTTATAGAGTATGCCTCGAAAGTGATGAAGGATCCAATGAGGTTTCTGCAGCTGAAGTCGTAATGATTGACATTGGTGGAAAATTAGGGGCTTGGAGAAATCACTTCATGCAATACATTGAGACAAGCGATGATTCGGATGCACTTGCGAAACAACTTTATTCCCTACTGCGAACTGCAGAATCGCTAGCCATGGGTGGCAATAATAGCATAATCGCAATACACTACGAAAACAAGCACGGTGACATGGGTGAAGCTATAAGCGATAGACTCTACAGGGCAACATCAGGAAAAAGTATTTATTGTGAAGTCACAGATGAAATAAGTTTTAAATGGTAG